A part of Terriglobia bacterium genomic DNA contains:
- a CDS encoding PadR family transcriptional regulator, with translation MLLTQSNQELKKGSAELLILSLIEVRPRHGYDIARLIEQRSEGTIRFHAASLYPLLYRLEKRGWIIGRWTEKAGERRRRLYRLTPAGHKALAAQRSGWEAFARAINRIAGGENA, from the coding sequence ATGTTACTCACACAGAGCAATCAGGAGCTTAAGAAGGGAAGCGCAGAGCTGCTGATCCTTTCCCTCATCGAAGTCCGGCCGAGACACGGTTATGACATCGCGCGCCTCATCGAGCAGCGGTCGGAGGGCACAATCCGGTTTCACGCCGCATCGCTCTATCCGCTCCTCTACCGTCTCGAGAAACGCGGCTGGATCATCGGCCGGTGGACCGAAAAGGCAGGTGAACGGCGCCGACGCCTTTATCGGCTGACTCCGGCCGGGCACAAGGCATTGGCCGCCCAGCGGAGCGGCTGGGAGGCGTTCGCGCGCGCCATCAACCGGATCGCGGGAGGAGAAAATGCCTGA
- a CDS encoding ADOP family duplicated permease: MPDWRPHIRARLASLNLPPEREAEIVEEVAQHLDDRFREFFSAGKTASEAEAAAWRELEAQDTLRREVGAVERSSPPDLPPPGARNPAWWLESLIPDVRYASRTLRMNPGFAIAVLVTLALSIGSTTAIISVGNWLLWRPIPGATARGIAQVYFGRWYEGGSVSPSGVSYANIADILGHSKTLAGIAGVQEADASIAIPGELPRIAGVAYVTAGFFDVLGVRFSAGRGFSPEEDLPPQGAAVVIISDVLARRAFGRVSDAIGRQITLNSRHFTVIGVTLAGFAGITTTSQVEAWITGATVPFLYHRPDAGRPVSRSNGIFYSFVARMASPHGIREVEGELGALAHSLADRYPKENSKFRTVTPRVFAGLGAYVLSRDRVGRIIAILLGVGGVLLLLGCANVANLFLFRAVRREQEVAVRKTLGADRFRLVQLQLVECWLLALCGALLGIIFALFLKAMIQELLFPAAPGTSVSIPIDWRVLGITFGVAIAAGTAAGVVPAWFVARGRLAGPLGRSGMRSSARAPRLRSALSTVQLALSLALLIGAFMLVSTLRNLRNVELGFEPNNVTVLNVDLAGHGYDNNRALTYHRELQAALESGGFQNVAISQLYPFGASTMLEIVPPDGGPKGMIEVASNGVTHSFFRTLGIPLLRGRPFTETECYTSGARQGGPAIVNETLARRLFGTIEIVGRTIRIPAWLGGPQRDLVVVGVSRDSRWRDLAGQVHPFIYLPLGQYDFPATRAAVMLCSMQPASKVADVVRSAAARIDPAVPLSGGQPLAAGIDRELREQRLFAWMLSLLGGLGFALAGVGLYGLVSHTVAERSREFGIRLALGARPVDIVHLVIRYSLLITATGTASGMVLAFFSSRMIRSMLFGVTNAEPWIYIAAAGALGFIVVLACTLPALRATRVEPVDVLRME; the protein is encoded by the coding sequence ATGCCTGACTGGCGTCCGCACATCCGTGCGAGACTCGCTTCGTTGAACCTGCCGCCCGAGCGGGAGGCGGAAATCGTCGAGGAAGTGGCGCAACACCTGGATGATCGTTTCCGCGAGTTCTTTTCGGCCGGGAAAACTGCTTCCGAGGCTGAAGCTGCCGCGTGGCGTGAACTCGAAGCGCAGGACACGCTCCGCCGCGAAGTGGGTGCCGTAGAACGCAGCTCTCCGCCCGACCTGCCCCCACCCGGAGCGAGAAACCCCGCTTGGTGGCTGGAGTCGCTCATCCCGGATGTGCGGTACGCCTCGCGCACATTGCGTATGAATCCTGGATTTGCGATTGCCGTGCTTGTCACTTTGGCTCTGTCGATCGGTTCGACCACAGCCATTATCAGTGTTGGCAACTGGCTGCTGTGGCGCCCCATCCCCGGAGCGACGGCCCGCGGGATTGCGCAGGTCTATTTCGGCCGCTGGTATGAAGGCGGGAGCGTGAGTCCTTCAGGTGTTTCGTATGCAAACATCGCCGACATCCTGGGCCATTCCAAAACGCTGGCCGGAATTGCGGGGGTGCAGGAAGCCGATGCCAGCATCGCCATCCCTGGTGAGTTGCCCAGGATTGCCGGAGTCGCGTATGTGACGGCCGGTTTTTTCGATGTGCTGGGCGTGAGGTTTTCCGCGGGGCGTGGATTTTCCCCGGAAGAAGACCTCCCTCCTCAGGGCGCGGCGGTAGTTATCATAAGCGACGTCCTGGCGCGAAGAGCTTTCGGCCGGGTGAGCGACGCGATCGGCCGCCAGATCACGCTCAACAGCCGACACTTCACAGTCATCGGCGTGACGCTAGCCGGTTTCGCCGGAATCACCACCACCTCACAGGTAGAAGCATGGATCACCGGCGCTACCGTACCGTTTCTGTATCACCGGCCAGATGCCGGCCGGCCCGTGTCTCGGAGCAATGGAATCTTTTATTCTTTCGTTGCGCGAATGGCTTCTCCACATGGTATCCGCGAGGTCGAAGGCGAGTTGGGCGCGCTGGCGCACAGCCTCGCTGACAGGTATCCGAAGGAGAACTCGAAGTTCAGGACCGTCACGCCGCGTGTCTTTGCCGGTCTCGGGGCATATGTCCTGTCCCGGGACCGAGTGGGAAGAATCATCGCTATCCTCCTGGGTGTCGGTGGTGTTCTCCTGCTTCTCGGCTGCGCCAACGTCGCCAACCTTTTCCTGTTCCGGGCCGTTCGCCGGGAGCAGGAAGTGGCCGTTAGAAAGACCCTGGGTGCGGACAGGTTCCGGCTCGTTCAGCTGCAGCTTGTTGAATGCTGGTTGCTCGCTCTTTGCGGAGCCTTGCTGGGGATTATCTTCGCTCTGTTCTTGAAGGCAATGATTCAGGAGTTGTTGTTCCCTGCGGCTCCCGGGACCAGCGTCAGCATCCCGATCGATTGGCGAGTGCTGGGGATAACGTTCGGAGTGGCAATTGCAGCCGGGACGGCAGCAGGCGTGGTTCCGGCATGGTTTGTCGCTCGGGGTCGGCTCGCCGGACCGCTCGGCCGCTCGGGAATGAGGAGCAGTGCCCGGGCGCCACGGTTGCGCAGCGCCCTTTCGACGGTTCAACTCGCGCTCTCACTCGCTCTGTTGATCGGGGCCTTCATGCTCGTGTCAACGCTCAGGAATCTCCGCAATGTCGAGCTCGGATTTGAACCCAACAACGTCACGGTGCTGAATGTCGACCTGGCGGGTCATGGTTACGACAACAACCGGGCCTTAACCTATCACAGGGAACTGCAGGCAGCCCTCGAATCGGGCGGGTTTCAGAACGTGGCAATATCGCAACTTTACCCGTTTGGAGCGAGTACCATGCTGGAAATCGTGCCTCCCGACGGCGGGCCAAAAGGCATGATAGAGGTTGCATCCAACGGCGTCACGCACAGCTTCTTTCGCACTCTTGGCATCCCGCTCCTGCGCGGCCGTCCGTTCACGGAAACAGAGTGCTACACCTCCGGCGCCCGCCAGGGCGGACCGGCTATAGTCAATGAAACACTCGCGCGGCGCCTGTTTGGCACGATCGAAATTGTGGGCCGCACCATCCGCATTCCCGCATGGCTCGGAGGCCCCCAACGAGACCTCGTTGTGGTCGGAGTCTCCAGGGACTCCCGCTGGAGAGATTTGGCCGGCCAGGTCCATCCCTTCATATACTTGCCGCTCGGTCAATACGACTTCCCTGCCACGCGTGCCGCAGTGATGCTGTGCTCGATGCAGCCCGCATCCAAGGTAGCGGATGTGGTTCGTTCCGCCGCAGCGCGGATCGATCCTGCGGTTCCACTTTCCGGAGGCCAGCCGCTGGCGGCGGGCATCGACAGGGAACTGCGGGAGCAACGACTGTTTGCCTGGATGCTGAGCTTGCTCGGCGGCCTCGGCTTTGCGCTGGCCGGCGTGGGCCTCTACGGGCTCGTCTCCCACACGGTCGCGGAGCGATCTCGCGAGTTTGGAATCCGCCTTGCTCTGGGAGCGCGCCCGGTCGACATCGTTCACCTCGTCATTCGATATTCGCTCCTGATCACCGCAACAGGAACGGCATCAGGCATGGTGCTGGCCTTTTTCAGCAGCCGTATGATCAGGTCCATGCTCTTCGGGGTCACGAACGCGGAACCCTGGATCTATATCGCAGCCGCGGGCGCACTTGGATTCATCGTAGTCCTTGCCTGCACATTGCCTGCCCTCCGGGCAACCCGCGTCGAGCCCGTGGATGTCCTCAGGATGGAATGA
- a CDS encoding PadR family transcriptional regulator, whose protein sequence is MGKPTDLVQGTLDLLILKTIALEPMHGWGIAQRIRLVSKDVLQVNQGALYPALHRLEQQGWIAAKWGASENNRCAKYYSVTPAGRKYLNQERANWDRLSTAIDLVLETP, encoded by the coding sequence ATGGGCAAGCCTACAGATCTTGTACAAGGCACGCTGGACCTTCTGATTCTTAAAACGATCGCGCTCGAACCCATGCACGGTTGGGGGATTGCGCAGCGCATCCGGCTGGTCTCAAAGGATGTCCTGCAGGTAAACCAGGGAGCACTTTATCCTGCCTTGCACCGCCTGGAGCAACAGGGATGGATCGCGGCAAAGTGGGGCGCCTCTGAAAACAATCGCTGCGCCAAATATTACTCGGTGACGCCGGCAGGCCGCAAATATCTGAATCAGGAGCGTGCGAATTGGGACCGGCTGTCCACGGCTATCGACTTGGTTCTGGAAACGCCTTGA
- a CDS encoding ABC transporter permease, which produces MPRWIYKLFLRLRSLFRSSKVEKELQEEIRFHLENQIAEHIALGMSPREARYAALRELGGLEQHKEECRDMRGFRWLDELRQDLRYSIRTLAKTRGFTSAALLVLALGIGINTAIFSIVNVVFFLPLPVKSPEEVVYLYQIPRSDASPVSISNWDCEFFRKPNEAFVDVAYHRGAPLRLVADGESEDVAAEIISANYFDLLGVKPIIGRTFLPEEDQPSSTQRAAVISHDLWERRFNSNPVVIGKNIQVSGKDYTIVGISRPEFKGVSDPWTPTQLWITQAQAVAAGDYYRMNIYNWPIARLRPGVTLSQAEAILSTIGKQAPSVVKYRANPRYIVRASEGVRMPFDPKGSVVPARLATALMAVTAMVLLIAAANIAGILMARGINRSGEMAVRLALGAGKFRILRQQLTESLLLSMIGGALGLLVSLSLLNIFSKCTPPRFVLEVPLDVHVVLFTALVCICSGVIVGLAPALQASRVNVVGALSGGGTAVGKQVKSRMRPWIVMPQVALSLVLLLVAGVYVRTLIEIELTDLGYSMERAVVLRFIMRQESSNETAPDSSRMHEMETSAEKSRALSRRVLENIQGIPEAAAVCLTDGLLPTYPDPVQPSTVVSQEDYLAGRTQGALSYHVSVSPGYFQSLGISLSMGRDFDEHDTLTSTRVAILSEALARRFWPRGSPRGKRLAFYSPENPGQKLEWLEVVGVVNDVKPLLHDQGQNPHLYVPLGQKWDMSAHTIVARAYGNPTPLMDRLKKAVLGADPKVEIASVTTMRQMTAEILYPRRMAAAILAFSGLIGLLLASLGIYGVVSYSVAQRNREIGIRAALGARKNDIMKLVIGEGIKVAMWGSFLGLLLAIAAMRITSHFVVKLPKTDWMTMIAVPAFLGAVILLACYLPARRAAHVDPMVALKEL; this is translated from the coding sequence ATGCCGCGTTGGATATACAAATTGTTTCTCCGTCTCCGCTCGCTATTCCGAAGCAGCAAGGTCGAAAAGGAATTGCAGGAGGAGATCCGATTCCACCTGGAAAATCAGATCGCGGAACACATCGCCCTGGGAATGTCCCCACGTGAAGCTCGTTATGCGGCGCTGCGCGAACTCGGGGGCCTCGAGCAGCACAAAGAAGAGTGTCGCGATATGCGCGGGTTCCGATGGCTTGACGAGTTGCGGCAAGACCTGCGCTACAGCATTCGGACGCTAGCCAAAACCCGGGGATTTACCAGCGCGGCACTCCTGGTTCTGGCCCTGGGCATTGGAATTAACACGGCGATCTTCAGCATTGTCAATGTCGTCTTCTTCCTGCCTCTGCCGGTAAAATCTCCCGAAGAAGTGGTGTACCTGTACCAGATTCCCAGGAGCGACGCATCGCCCGTATCCATCTCGAATTGGGATTGCGAGTTTTTCAGGAAACCCAACGAGGCCTTCGTCGACGTTGCCTATCACAGGGGAGCCCCATTGAGGCTCGTTGCGGATGGTGAAAGCGAGGATGTCGCTGCCGAGATAATTTCCGCCAACTATTTTGATTTGTTGGGAGTCAAACCGATAATCGGCCGCACCTTCCTGCCTGAGGAGGATCAGCCGTCCTCTACACAGCGCGCGGCTGTCATAAGCCACGACTTATGGGAGCGCAGATTCAACTCAAATCCTGTGGTCATCGGCAAAAATATTCAGGTCAGCGGCAAAGACTACACCATTGTCGGTATCTCAAGGCCCGAGTTTAAGGGGGTTTCAGATCCCTGGACGCCGACTCAGCTTTGGATAACGCAGGCGCAGGCGGTCGCGGCTGGCGACTATTACAGAATGAATATTTACAACTGGCCCATAGCGCGCCTCCGGCCCGGCGTCACGCTCTCTCAGGCGGAGGCAATCCTTTCAACCATAGGAAAGCAGGCGCCATCCGTAGTCAAATATCGGGCAAATCCTCGCTACATTGTGCGCGCCTCAGAAGGCGTTCGTATGCCTTTCGATCCCAAGGGGAGTGTGGTTCCGGCCCGGTTGGCTACGGCGCTAATGGCAGTGACGGCGATGGTATTGCTGATCGCGGCCGCCAATATTGCGGGTATTCTCATGGCCCGGGGCATCAACCGTTCGGGCGAGATGGCGGTCCGGCTTGCTCTGGGGGCCGGCAAATTCCGCATCCTGCGCCAGCAATTGACCGAGAGTCTCCTGCTGTCCATGATCGGTGGCGCCTTGGGGCTGTTGGTTTCGCTTTCCCTTTTGAACATTTTCAGTAAGTGCACTCCTCCGCGATTTGTTCTGGAGGTCCCGCTCGATGTGCACGTTGTGCTGTTCACGGCGCTCGTCTGTATCTGTTCGGGCGTGATCGTCGGCTTGGCGCCTGCGCTCCAGGCTTCCAGAGTCAATGTGGTTGGCGCTCTTTCCGGAGGAGGCACAGCCGTGGGTAAGCAGGTGAAATCCCGCATGCGACCTTGGATCGTGATGCCTCAAGTCGCCTTGTCGCTTGTCTTGCTGCTCGTGGCCGGAGTTTATGTCCGAACCCTCATTGAAATTGAGTTGACCGATCTCGGTTACAGTATGGAGCGTGCGGTCGTACTCCGATTTATCATGCGGCAAGAATCGTCGAATGAAACCGCCCCGGACTCCAGCCGGATGCATGAAATGGAAACAAGCGCAGAAAAGAGCAGGGCCCTTTCTCGCCGCGTGCTCGAAAATATCCAGGGGATACCTGAAGCCGCGGCTGTCTGCCTGACCGATGGTTTGCTGCCGACATATCCGGATCCGGTACAGCCTTCCACTGTGGTTTCCCAAGAGGACTATCTGGCAGGCCGCACGCAAGGCGCGCTTAGCTACCATGTCTCTGTGTCGCCGGGCTATTTTCAGTCGCTCGGGATATCTCTGTCCATGGGACGCGACTTTGACGAGCACGACACGTTGACATCGACGCGTGTCGCCATCCTCAGTGAAGCGCTTGCGCGCAGGTTTTGGCCGAGAGGCAGTCCAAGAGGGAAGCGTCTGGCTTTTTATTCACCGGAAAATCCAGGGCAAAAGCTCGAATGGCTCGAAGTTGTTGGCGTCGTAAATGACGTAAAGCCGCTATTGCACGATCAAGGACAAAATCCTCATCTTTATGTGCCGCTGGGACAAAAATGGGATATGAGTGCTCATACCATCGTGGCCCGTGCTTATGGAAATCCTACCCCGTTGATGGATCGGCTGAAGAAAGCTGTTCTTGGAGCGGATCCAAAAGTGGAAATTGCCAGCGTGACGACCATGAGACAGATGACTGCGGAAATCCTCTATCCGCGTCGCATGGCTGCTGCGATCCTGGCATTCTCGGGATTGATCGGGCTGCTTCTGGCGAGCCTGGGAATCTACGGCGTCGTCTCCTACTCGGTGGCGCAACGCAATCGCGAAATCGGCATCCGGGCGGCGCTTGGAGCGCGGAAGAACGACATCATGAAACTGGTGATCGGAGAAGGGATAAAAGTCGCAATGTGGGGATCATTCCTGGGGCTCCTGTTGGCGATTGCGGCCATGCGCATCACCTCGCACTTCGTAGTTAAGCTCCCAAAGACAGATTGGATGACCATGATCGCAGTTCCCGCTTTTCTTGGCGCAGTCATCCTGCTTGCGTGTTATCTCCCAGCCCGCCGTGCCGCGCATGTGGATCCGATGGTTGCGTTGAAAGAGTTATGA